GAGGTCGCGAGACGGCGCATCGTGAGGTCGGCGAGCCCGTACTCGTCGAGGATCGCCATGGCGCCGTCGAGGACGTCGCCGCGTCGTAGCTGCACTGACCTGCTCCTCCGGTTGGGATCGAGTCCGGCACCGCGCTTGCGCGGCGGCCGCCTCCTTTGACACTAATCGAACACGGCTCTAACGTGAACGCCGTTCAACTTGTACGGTGTTCAAGTCCGGCACCGAGCTCGTTGCTGTATCCGTCCGGTCCCGGGTGTCGGGACTGTTCGCACCCGAGGAGTTGCAGTGACCCAGGCCCCCGACATTCTCGCGATCGCCCGTGACCAGGTGCTCGAGCGCGGCGAGGCGTTGAAGCAGGAGCAGGTGCTCGAGGTGCTGCGGCTCGGCGACGACCGGCTCGAGGAGCTGCTCGCCCTCGCGCACGACGTCCGGATGAAGTGGTGCGGCCCGGAGGTCGAGGTCGAGGGCATCATCAGCCTCAAGACCGGCGGCTGCCCCGAGGACTGCCACTTCTGCTCGCAGTCGGGACTGTTCCAGTCGCCGGTCCGGGCGGCCTGGCTGGACATCCCGAGCCTGGTCGAGGCGGCCAAGCAGACCGCCAAGACCGGTGCCACCGAGTTCTGCATCGTCGCCGCCGTGCGCGGCCCCGACGAGAAGCTCCTCGCTCAGGTCGCGGCCGGCATCGAGGCGATCCGCAACGAGGTCGACATCCAGATCGCGTGCTCGCTCGGCATGCTCACCCAGGAACAGGTCGACCAGCTCGCCGCGATGGGCGTGCACCGCTACAACCACAACCTCGAGACCGCCGAGTCGTACTTCCCGAACGTCGTCACCACCCACACGTGGGAGGAGCGGTGGGACACGCTGCGGATGGTCCGGGAGGCCGGCATGGAGGTGTGCTGCGGCGGCATCCTCGGCATGGGGGAAAGCGTCGAGCAGCGCGCCGAGTTTGCGGCCAACCTCGCGGCCCTCGAACCCGACGAGGTGCCGCTGAACTTCTTCAACCCGCGCCCCGGCACGCCGTTCGGTGATCTCGACGTGCTGCCCGCCAGCGAGGCGCTCAAGTCGGTGGCGGCCTTCCGCCTCGCTCTGCCTCGCACGATCCTGCGCTTCGCCGGTGGACGCGAGATCACGCTCGGCGACCTCGGTGCCAAGCAGGGCATGCTCGGCGGCATCAACGCCGTCATCGTCGGCAACTACCTGACCACGCTGGGGCGGCCCGCCGAGAGCGACCTGGATCTGCTGGTCGATCTCGAGATGCCGATCAAGGCGCTCAATGCGACCCTCTGACGCCGTGAGCGAGGCCGTCGGGGCCGACGAGCGCTACAACCCGTTTACCGGGCACCGGATCGTCGTCGGCGTCGACGACGCGGTGCCCACGGCGGCGCAGCTGGGGCTCGAGCCGTCGCGCTTCTGCGAACAGTGCGGACGCCGGATGATCGTGCAGGTCAGCCCTGACGGTTGGTGGGCCAAGTGCTCTCGCCACGGTGTCCTCGACTCGGCCGAACTGGGCCGCAGGTAACGTCCGGTGGTGTGACGACACCCCAACGCCCCCGGCCCCGAGCCGTCCCGAGGATCGTCGTGTTCCTGGCGATCCTCGGTGTACCGGCCGGGGTCGTCTGGGCGTTTCTCGCGCCGGCGGAGCGGATGCTCGTCGTCGCTCAGAACCGGGGCGTCGTGCTCACGACCGAGAGTCTGCACCGCTTCGACTCGATCGCGATCTTCGCCGGCATCGGCCTCGTGCTGGGGGTGTTGTCGGCGGTCGTCGTGTGGGGAATGCGGCGGTCGCGCGGCCCCGGTGCGGCCGCCGCGCTGGTGCTGGGCTCCACACTGGGCGCGGGTGTGGCCGCGCTGGCGGGAATGGGTGTCGCGCGGCTGCGATTCCCGAAGGCCGATGACCCGACCGTCGGATCGATCATCGCGGCGGCCCCGGGCCTGTCGACACCGATGGTCCTCATCGTGCAGCCACTCGCGGCGACGCTCGTCTACATGCTGCTCGTGGCGCTGAGCCCGCACGACGACCTGGGGGTCGGTGGCGAGGAAGACGAACGCGGCAGTGACGCACCGGCCGTCGAGGAAGTCGACGAGCGCCTGTAGCGGTCGGGCCGACGTCACACGAGCGCCGCAAAGGCCCGCGGGATGGCCTTCTCCGTGCGCTGAGTGAACTCGGTGAACGGCGTCGCGTGGATGTCCGCGGCGGCGCCGCGCCCCTTTCGCTTCCAGGTGCCGACCACCCGGCCGCCGTCGACGATGGTGGGAGTGAACATTCCGTTGCCGCCGGGGTGAAGATGGTTCTCGAATTCCGGATCCACCGCCGCGCTACGGTCCCGGTAGCCGAGGATGAACTCGTCGAATCCGGGGAGCAGGAACACCCCGCGCGCGTTCCGTCGCTGTGCCGCGAGGAGGTCCGGGGTCGCAGGGTCGAAGAGGTAGTCGACGCCGTCCACCTGGACTCGGTCGAGGTGCTCGGCCGCCAGCGTCAGCCCCGTTCTTGCCTGCCGGACAGTCAGTTTCGTCCACCACACGAAGTCGTCGAGTGTGGCCGGGCCGTGACTGCGGAAGTAGCGCAGCGCCCACTCGCCGAGGGCCTCGTCGCCGTCGAGCTCGCGGCGCTCCCGGATCCACGTGTCCGCCGGCACCACCAGCTGGCGCCCGTCACGGACCGGTCCCAGGCACACCACCCCGGTCACGGCCAGCGTCCACAGGAGGTGCTGGCCGCGTTGGTCGGCGGTCTCGATGCCGGCCCGCTCCCACTCCTGCAGCAGTTCTCGGCGGTCCAAGCCGCCGTCCCGCAGCGCCGCGTGCGCGGTCTCCCGGGCTCGCCCCACCGCAGCATCGTCGATTCCCAGCCCGCGGTGCCGGGCGCCCATCCCGGACAGCATCCGCCGTCCGGTGAGTGCAAGCATCCACGACAGATCCTCCGCCGCCACGAAGTGCAGGGTTCCGCGCATCGGCCACGATCGGACGACCTCACCGGCGTTCAACGCCGCGATCAGCGACGCGCGGCCCTGCGGCCCGGACCGCAACGCGATCGAGGTCACCGCGCCGGGATAGTCCTGCGCCTGCGCCGCGGTCAGCCAGCGCACGGTCTCCGTCGCCGAACCGAACCCGGGGCCCGCGATCCTCTGTGCGACCAGCCGTAGCAGGGCGAGCTCACGCAGCGTCGTCATGCGACAAACCTAGTGGCAGCTACCGACAGACGATGCGGCGCAACGGTCGCCCGATCGACGGCCGATACGCTGCGCTGGTGATGTCGACGCGGAGCGAGAGCGAGCCGGCGTCCGCGCAGGCCAGGCGGGAGCCGCCGTTTCTGGTGGCGACGCTGGTGTTCATCGGTCTCGTGGTCGCCGTCGTCGGGAGCCTCGGCGCCCCGCTCATCACCGCGGTCGCCGCCG
This genomic stretch from Prescottella soli harbors:
- the bioB gene encoding biotin synthase BioB — its product is MTQAPDILAIARDQVLERGEALKQEQVLEVLRLGDDRLEELLALAHDVRMKWCGPEVEVEGIISLKTGGCPEDCHFCSQSGLFQSPVRAAWLDIPSLVEAAKQTAKTGATEFCIVAAVRGPDEKLLAQVAAGIEAIRNEVDIQIACSLGMLTQEQVDQLAAMGVHRYNHNLETAESYFPNVVTTHTWEERWDTLRMVREAGMEVCCGGILGMGESVEQRAEFAANLAALEPDEVPLNFFNPRPGTPFGDLDVLPASEALKSVAAFRLALPRTILRFAGGREITLGDLGAKQGMLGGINAVIVGNYLTTLGRPAESDLDLLVDLEMPIKALNATL
- a CDS encoding winged helix DNA-binding domain-containing protein — protein: MTTLRELALLRLVAQRIAGPGFGSATETVRWLTAAQAQDYPGAVTSIALRSGPQGRASLIAALNAGEVVRSWPMRGTLHFVAAEDLSWMLALTGRRMLSGMGARHRGLGIDDAAVGRARETAHAALRDGGLDRRELLQEWERAGIETADQRGQHLLWTLAVTGVVCLGPVRDGRQLVVPADTWIRERRELDGDEALGEWALRYFRSHGPATLDDFVWWTKLTVRQARTGLTLAAEHLDRVQVDGVDYLFDPATPDLLAAQRRNARGVFLLPGFDEFILGYRDRSAAVDPEFENHLHPGGNGMFTPTIVDGGRVVGTWKRKGRGAAADIHATPFTEFTQRTEKAIPRAFAALV
- a CDS encoding DUF2567 domain-containing protein, yielding MTTPQRPRPRAVPRIVVFLAILGVPAGVVWAFLAPAERMLVVAQNRGVVLTTESLHRFDSIAIFAGIGLVLGVLSAVVVWGMRRSRGPGAAAALVLGSTLGAGVAALAGMGVARLRFPKADDPTVGSIIAAAPGLSTPMVLIVQPLAATLVYMLLVALSPHDDLGVGGEEDERGSDAPAVEEVDERL